One part of the Sulfolobus tengchongensis genome encodes these proteins:
- a CDS encoding DUF981 family protein: MALFIDTLTSQLVAMAVAFLVMAYALIRTYRVHSTVTDFRNAIKSAYVPLLTLGTFMAITGLYGLLLWPLPGSYNILFYDLYPILGIGLIGIAVSIKNDYKLEIMGFMALLYGLVTIYYGAVGYLNNMTLEPIALLILYTLTGLSSIFFYPVAIFLDNARAGKVFLILDAILLILSALVAGYIALEAVPSHLVGFSKWTPLL; the protein is encoded by the coding sequence ATGGCTTTGTTCATAGATACATTAACAAGCCAGTTAGTAGCTATGGCAGTTGCGTTTTTGGTAATGGCTTACGCGTTAATTAGAACATATAGAGTTCATAGCACCGTAACAGATTTCAGAAATGCTATAAAATCTGCTTATGTGCCCTTACTTACATTAGGAACCTTCATGGCAATAACGGGATTATACGGATTACTTTTATGGCCATTACCTGGTAGTTATAACATACTATTTTACGACTTATACCCGATTTTGGGAATAGGATTAATTGGAATTGCGGTAAGTATAAAAAATGACTACAAGCTAGAAATTATGGGCTTCATGGCATTGCTCTATGGCTTAGTTACCATTTATTATGGAGCCGTTGGATACTTAAATAATATGACCTTAGAACCCATAGCATTACTAATACTCTACACGTTAACGGGATTATCCTCAATATTCTTCTATCCAGTTGCAATATTCTTGGACAATGCTAGGGCTGGTAAAGTATTCCTAATATTAGACGCAATACTGTTAATACTATCAGCACTGGTCGCAGGATACATAGCATTAGAGGCAGTACCATCACACTTAGTTGGCTTCTCTAAGTGGACTCCACTATTGTGA
- the cedA gene encoding DNA import protein CedA encodes MNVVYSPFEILYLAIVIDSLSYSLGAILYGSPIPVRAVKDMGYKMILNSLYVAVLSNIFGFIISLVNQLQTVLGVSWNVFYLDIGLLQVQMVTALNMAKIIYVVIATILYYSRISTILSSFITPILQYISFLTDLLILLNFYMNLGAFIQTSYMLLIAIGVLLMSLPFQMGKGIGSLLIAFTIVFYIGFPLLPILISSTSPLQSQNLIFQDIALQTEEFFGDIPALSYSFIIVPLTYIGVLAGFSIVLESFIGGYAGKLPIPIEI; translated from the coding sequence ATGAACGTTGTGTACTCCCCATTTGAAATATTATATTTAGCAATTGTGATAGACTCGCTTTCCTATTCTTTAGGAGCTATTCTTTATGGCTCTCCAATTCCAGTACGTGCAGTTAAGGATATGGGATATAAGATGATACTAAATTCTCTTTATGTGGCTGTCCTATCAAATATCTTTGGCTTTATTATCTCTCTAGTAAATCAGTTGCAGACGGTCTTAGGAGTAAGCTGGAATGTTTTTTACTTAGATATCGGTCTTCTTCAAGTTCAAATGGTTACTGCGTTAAATATGGCCAAGATCATTTATGTTGTTATAGCTACAATACTTTATTATTCTAGGATCTCCACTATTCTTTCTTCTTTCATAACTCCTATTTTACAGTATATCTCATTTTTAACTGATTTATTAATACTGCTAAACTTCTATATGAATCTAGGGGCATTCATACAGACATCTTATATGTTACTGATAGCTATAGGAGTCTTATTAATGTCTCTTCCATTTCAAATGGGTAAAGGGATTGGTAGCTTACTAATAGCTTTTACCATTGTATTTTATATAGGATTTCCGCTTTTACCGATTTTGATATCTTCTACTTCTCCTCTTCAATCGCAAAATCTTATATTTCAAGATATAGCATTGCAAACAGAGGAATTCTTCGGAGATATCCCTGCATTATCCTATTCATTTATAATAGTTCCACTAACGTATATTGGAGTGTTAGCTGGATTCTCCATAGTGTTAGAGAGCTTTATAGGGGGTTATGCTGGAAAATTGCCAATTCCGATAGAAATTTAA